From Cellulosimicrobium sp. ES-005, one genomic window encodes:
- a CDS encoding TIGR03557 family F420-dependent LLM class oxidoreductase, translating into MGLTIGYAAMLEQFHPTEAVALSAYAEEHGFSGTMAADHFQPWVPAQGESSFVWNVLTALGERTRGDLGPGVTAPTFRWHPAMVAQASATLAAMYPGRHWLGLGSGEALNEHVVAGYWPEAPERINRMFEAIDVIKKLFQSGLDNKDVKHSGQFYKMESTRLWTMPEVPPEILVATAGPVTAKRAGRHADGLITVGAPLEKISMLFGKFDDGVRESGRDPQAMPKVLQLHLSWAATDEEALANAMTEWPNGGMKFPKADIRSPHDFEQMAKLVRPEDFEGRMVISADPDEHRAYIQKFVDLGFDRIYLHNVGRNQREWIEVFGREVLPKLAR; encoded by the coding sequence ATGGGTCTGACGATCGGCTATGCCGCGATGCTGGAGCAGTTCCACCCGACCGAGGCCGTCGCGCTCTCGGCCTACGCGGAGGAGCACGGCTTCTCCGGCACCATGGCGGCCGACCACTTCCAGCCGTGGGTCCCCGCGCAGGGCGAGTCGTCGTTCGTCTGGAACGTGCTCACCGCGCTCGGCGAGCGCACGAGGGGCGACCTCGGCCCGGGCGTCACGGCGCCGACGTTCCGCTGGCACCCCGCGATGGTGGCCCAGGCGTCGGCGACGCTCGCCGCGATGTACCCCGGGCGGCACTGGCTCGGCCTGGGCTCGGGCGAGGCGCTCAACGAGCACGTGGTCGCGGGCTACTGGCCGGAGGCGCCCGAGCGCATCAACCGCATGTTCGAGGCGATCGACGTCATCAAGAAGCTGTTCCAGTCCGGGCTCGACAACAAGGACGTCAAGCACTCCGGGCAGTTCTACAAGATGGAGTCCACGCGGCTGTGGACCATGCCCGAGGTCCCGCCGGAGATCCTCGTGGCCACGGCGGGCCCGGTGACGGCGAAGCGCGCCGGGCGGCACGCGGACGGCCTCATCACGGTCGGTGCGCCGCTGGAGAAGATCTCCATGCTGTTCGGCAAGTTCGACGACGGCGTCCGTGAGTCCGGCCGGGACCCGCAGGCGATGCCCAAGGTGCTGCAGCTCCACCTGTCCTGGGCGGCGACCGACGAGGAGGCGCTCGCGAACGCGATGACCGAGTGGCCCAACGGCGGCATGAAGTTCCCCAAGGCCGACATCCGCTCGCCGCACGACTTCGAGCAGATGGCCAAGCTCGTGCGCCCCGAGGACTTCGAGGGCCGCATGGTCATCTCGGCCGACCCCGACGAGCACCGCGCGTACATCCAGAAGTTCGTCGACCTCGGCTTCGACCGGATCTACCTCCACAACGTGGGCCGCAACCAGCGGGAGTGGATCGAGGTCTTCGGTCGCGAGGTCCTTCCGAAGCTGGCGCGATGA
- the cofE gene encoding coenzyme F420-0:L-glutamate ligase yields MTSGGTGAVVPDGGAREGDDARLSVWAPSGLGEVRPGDDLAALVGDLLAGAPPGDALAEGDVVVVTSKVVSKAEGRVVAAADREQAITDETVRVVATRERPGQPPLRIVENHLGLVMAAAGVDASNTPDGTVLLLPLDPDASARALRAALRDRFGLDRLGVVVTDTAGRAWRDGLVDVAIGAAGIVVAEDLRGGTDAHGRPLSVTVTAVADEVASASELVRGKTAGRPVAVVRGLGRYVGDDDGPGARALVRPSADDLFREGSAEAYDRGYRDGFGEGFREGSGNEPLPAR; encoded by the coding sequence ATGACCTCCGGCGGAACGGGCGCGGTCGTGCCCGACGGCGGCGCGCGCGAGGGCGACGACGCGCGCCTGTCCGTGTGGGCGCCCTCGGGCCTGGGCGAGGTGCGCCCGGGCGACGACCTCGCCGCGCTCGTCGGCGACCTGCTCGCCGGGGCGCCGCCGGGCGACGCGCTCGCCGAGGGCGACGTCGTCGTGGTGACGAGCAAGGTCGTGTCCAAGGCAGAGGGCCGCGTGGTCGCCGCCGCCGACCGCGAGCAGGCGATCACCGACGAGACGGTGCGCGTGGTCGCGACGCGCGAGCGCCCGGGCCAGCCTCCGCTGCGCATCGTCGAGAACCACCTGGGCCTGGTCATGGCCGCGGCCGGGGTCGACGCCTCCAACACCCCCGACGGGACGGTGCTCCTGCTCCCGCTCGACCCGGACGCCTCGGCCCGGGCGCTGCGGGCCGCGCTGCGCGACCGGTTCGGGCTCGACCGTCTGGGCGTCGTCGTCACCGACACCGCGGGTCGTGCGTGGCGCGACGGGCTGGTCGACGTCGCGATCGGTGCGGCGGGGATCGTCGTGGCCGAGGACCTGCGCGGCGGGACGGACGCGCACGGCCGTCCCCTCTCCGTGACGGTCACGGCCGTCGCCGACGAGGTGGCCTCCGCGAGCGAGCTGGTGCGCGGCAAGACGGCGGGCCGTCCGGTCGCCGTCGTGCGAGGGCTGGGCCGGTACGTGGGCGACGACGACGGCCCGGGTGCGCGCGCGCTCGTCCGGCCCTCCGCCGACGACCTCTTCCGGGAGGGGAGCGCCGAGGCCTACGACCGCGGCTATCGCGACGGGTTCGGCGAGGGCTTCCGCGAGGGGTCGGGGAACGAGCCCCTCCCCGCCCGCTGA